From Mus musculus strain C57BL/6J chromosome 8, GRCm38.p6 C57BL/6J, a single genomic window includes:
- the Podnl1 gene encoding podocan-like protein 1 precursor — MRPQELLLLLLMLKWSLAHTEDPAFPHLGDSSQPLPRPCPWRCSCPRDDTVDCAGLDLRIFPDNITRAARHLSLQNNQLRELPYNELSRLSGLRTLDLHSNLITSEGLPDEAFESLNQLENFYVAHNKLSVAPQFLPRSLRVADLAANEVVEIFPLTFGEKPALRSVYLHNNRLRNTGLPPNTFHGSEVITTLSLSSNQLSYLPPSLPASLERLHLQNNLISKVPRGALSLQTHLRELYLQHNQLTDSGLDATTFSKLSSLEYLDLSHNQLATVPEGLPGTLTILHLGRNCIRHVEAVRLHKARGLRYLLLQHNKLGASALPKGTLRPLRALHTLHLYGNKLERVPPALPRHLQALVMPHNHVAALGARDLVSARALAELNLAYNSLASAHVHPSAFRRLRALRSLDLAGNQLTRLPEGLPASLRSLRLQRNQLRTLEPEQLAGLNKLRELNLAHNRLRVGDIGPGTWHELQALKVLDLSHNELSFVPPDLPEALEELYLQANRISHVGPEAFLSTPHLRALFLRANRLHMTSIRAEALQGLTHLRVVDTAENPEQVLV, encoded by the exons ATG AGGCCTCAAGAGCTGCTATTGCTGCTCCTGATGCTAAAGTGGTCGTTAGCACACACGGAGGACCCTGCCTTCCCACACttgggtgacagctcacagccCCTCCCGAGGCCCTGTCCTTGGCGCTGCTCCTGTCCCCGAGATGACACGGTGGACTGTGCTGGTCTGGACCTGAGGATATTTCCAGACAATATCACCAGAGCTGCTAGGCACCTCTCCTTGCAG AACAACCAGCTTCGGGAGCTCCCCTACAACGAGCTGTCCCGCCTCAGCGGCTTGCGCACCCTGGACCTGCATAGCAACCTCATCACCTCTGAGG GCCTGCCTGATGAGGCCTTTGAGTCCCTCAACCAGCTAGAGAACTTCTATGTGGCCCACAACAAG CTTTCTGTAGCGCCCCAGTTCCTGCCACGCTCCCTGCGTGTCGCCGATCTGGCTGCCAATGAAGTGGTGGAGATCTTTCCTCTCACCTTTGGGGAGAAGCCTGCACTCCG GTCTGTGTACCTCCACAACAACAGACTGAGGAACACCGGGTTGCCACCTAACACCTTCCACGGCTCGGAGGTTATTACCACCTTAAGTCTTTCCAGCAATCAGCTCAGCTACCTACCACCCAGCCTGCCAGCCTCCCTGGAACGGCTTCACCTGCAG AACAATCTTATCTCCAAGGTGCCCAGAGGAGCACTGAGCCTCCAGACTCACCTCCGTGAGTTGTATCTCCAGCATAACCAGTTGACAGACAGTGGTCTGGATGCAACTACCTTCAG CAAGCTGAGCAGCCTTGAGTACTTGGACCTGTCCCACAACCAGCTGGCCACAGTACCCGAGGGTCTGCCGGGAACTCTGACCATATTGCACCTGGGTCGCAATTGCATCCGGCACGTGGAAGCTGTAAGGCTGCACAAAGCAAGGGGTCTGCGCTACCTGCTGCTGCAGCATAATAAGCTGGGGGCCTCGGCGCTGCCCAAGGGGACGCTGAGGCCTCTGCGAGCCCTGCACACGTTGCACCTCTATGGCAACAAGCTGGAGCGTGTGCCTCCCGCATTGCCCCGCCACTTGCAGGCCCTGGTAATGCCCCACAACCACGTGGCCGCGCTGGGTGCGCGGGATCTGGTCTCAGCGAGAGCCTTGGCCGAGCTCAACCTGGCCTACAACAGCCTGGCCAGCGCACACGTACATCCCAGCGCTTTCCGCCGCCTGCGCGCCCTGCGCAGCTTGGACCTGGCTGGTAACCAGTTGACCCGGCTGCCTGAGGGCCTGCCCGCCAGTTTGCGCTCGCTGAGACTGCAACGCAACCAACTGCGGACTCTGGAGCCAGAGCAGCTCGCCGGCCTGAATAAGCTGCGGGAACTGAACTTGGCACACAATCGGCTCCGCGTGGGCGACATTGGGCCTGGCACCTGGCACGAGCTGCAGGCACTTAAG GTGCTGGACCTGAGCCACAATGAGCTATCTTTTGTGCCCCCTGATCTGCCTGAGGCCCTGGAGGAGCTATACCTGCAGGCTAACCGTATCAGTCATGTGGGCCCAGAGGCCTTCCTCAGCACCCCCCACCTGCGTGCCCTCTTTCTcag ggctAACAGGCTTCATATGACCAGCATCAGAGCCGAGGCCCTTCAGGGGCTTACACACCTGCGTGTGGTTGACACTGCAGAAAACCCGGAACAGGTCCTGGTCTAG
- the Dcaf15 gene encoding DDB1- and CUL4-associated factor 15 isoform 2 (isoform 2 is encoded by transcript variant 2) — MAPSSKSERNSGAGSAGGGPGGTGGKRAVGRRREHVLKQLERVKISGQLSPRLFRKLPPRVCVSLKNIVDEDFLYAGHIFLGFSKCGRYVLSYTSSSGDDDFSFYIYHLYWWEFNVHSKLKLVRQVRLFQDEEIYSDLYLTVCEWPSDASKVIVFGFNTRSANGMLMNMMMMSDENHRDIYISTVAVPPRGRCAACQDASRAHPGDPSAQCLRHGFMLHTKYQVVYPFPTFQPAFQLKKDQVVLLNTSYSLVACAVSVHSAGDSSFCQILYDHTALPPAPPSSPGPWSPEAAPAFPSLGVEVVPAQPSGAPEPSPAIAKAKEFVADIFRRAKEAKGSPLEETRLPSSLGPSSSRCRPSLEPQAPSGEVVPRDSPPAAETTAPEPGYINYTKLHYVLQSGEGTEPEDEFEDDKISLPFVVTDLRGRNLRPMRERTDMQGQYLTVEQLTLDFEYVINEVIRHDATWGHQFCSFSDYDIVILEVCPETNQVLINIGLLLLAFPAPTEEGQLRPKTYHTSLKVAWDLNTGIFETVSVGDLTEVKGQTSGSVWSSYRKSCVDMVMKWLVPESSGRYVNRMTNEALHKGCSLKVLADSERYTWIVL; from the exons ATGGCGCCCAGCTCGAAATCGGAGCGGAACAGCGGGGCCGGGAGCGCCGGCGGAGGCCCTGGGGGGACCGGGGGGAAGCGGGCGGTGGGGCGGCGGCGGGAACACGTTCTCAAGCAGCTGGAGCGAGTCAAG ATCAGTGGGCAGCTCTCACCTCGTCTTTTCCGGAAGCTGCCCCCCAGGGTCTGCGTGTCCCTCAAGAACATCGTAGATGAGGATTTTCTCTATGCAGG CCATATCTTCCTGGGATTTTCCAAGTGTGGCCGCTATGTCCTCTCCTACACCAGCAGCAGTGGGGATGACGACTTCTCCTTCTACATATATCACCTCTACTGGTGGGAGTTCAACGTCCACAGCAAGCTCAAGCTG GTCCGGCAGGTGCGGCTCTTCCAGGACGAGGAGATCTACAGTGACCTGTACCTGACTGTGTGTGAGTGGCCTAGCGACGCTTCCAAGGTCATCGTGTTTGGTTTCAA CACCCGCTCGGCCAACGGGATGCTCATGAACATGATGATGATGAGCGATGAGAACCATCGTGACATCTACATCAGCACTGTGGCTGTGCCACCTCGGGGCCGTTGTGCTGCCTGCCAGGATGCCAGTCGTGCCCACCCAG GGGACCCAAGCGCACAGTGCCTGCGGCATGGCTTCATGCTGCACACCAAATACCAGGTGGTGTACCCCTTCCCCACCTTCCAACCCGCCTTCCAACTCAAGAAGGATCAGGTGGTGCTGCTCAACACCAGCTACTCCCTGGTGGCCTGCGCTGTCTCTGTCCACTCAGCAG gtgacagcagtttcTGCCAAATCCTGTATGACCACACAGCTTtgcccccagccccacccagtTCTCCAGGACCTTGGAGCCCTGAGGCAGCCCCAGCCTTCCCCAGTCTTGGTGTTGAGGTGGTCCCAGCCCAGCCCTCTGGAGCCCCTGAGCCCTCACCAGCCATTGCCAAGGCCAAGGAGTTTGTAGCTGACATCTTCCGCAGGGCTAAAGAGGCCAAGGGTAGTCCCTTGGAGGAAACTCGGCTGCCCTCTAGCTTGGGGCCCTCAAGCAGCCGCTGCCGCCCATCTTTAGAGCCGCAAGCCCCAAGTGGGGAAGTGGTACCCAGGGACAGCCCTCCTGCTGCAGAGACCACTGCCCCTGAGCCTGGCTACATCAATTACACCAAGTTGCACTATGTGTTGCAGTCTGGGGAAGGGACAGAGCCTGAGGATG AGTTTGAGGATGACAAGATCTCCCTGCCTTTTGTGGTGACTGATCTCCGTGGCCGCAACTTACGGCCCATGCGAGAGCGGACAGACATGCAG GGCCAGTACCTGACAGTGGAGCAGCTTACCCTGGACTTCGAGTATGTCATCAATGAGGTCATCCGCCATGATGCCACTTGGGGTCACCAGTTCTGCTCTTTCAGTGACTATGACATAGTCATCTTGGAG GTCTGCCCAGAAACCAACCAGGTCCTGATCAACATTGGCCTGCTGCTCTTGGCCTTTCCAGCTCCCACTGAAGAGGGCCAGCTTCG ACCCAAGACCTATCACACCAGTCTCAAGGTGGCCTGGGACCTCAACACAGGCATCTTTGAGACAGTCAGCGTGGGTGATCTAACTGAGGTCAAAGGACAGACCAG TGGCAGTGTCTGGAGCTCCTACCGAAAGAGCTGTGTGGACATGGTCATGAAATGGCTGGTGCCAGAGAGCAGTGGCCGCTATGTGAACAGGATGACAAACGAGGCACTGCACAAAG GGTGCTCACTGAAGGTTCTGGCAGACAGTGAGCGGTACACTTGGATTGTGCTGTGA
- the Podnl1 gene encoding podocan-like protein 1 isoform X2 produces MWPTTRSVYLHNNRLRNTGLPPNTFHGSEVITTLSLSSNQLSYLPPSLPASLERLHLQNNLISKVPRGALSLQTHLRELYLQHNQLTDSGLDATTFSKLSSLEYLDLSHNQLATVPEGLPGTLTILHLGRNCIRHVEAVRLHKARGLRYLLLQHNKLGASALPKGTLRPLRALHTLHLYGNKLERVPPALPRHLQALVMPHNHVAALGARDLVSARALAELNLAYNSLASAHVHPSAFRRLRALRSLDLAGNQLTRLPEGLPASLRSLRLQRNQLRTLEPEQLAGLNKLRELNLAHNRLRVGDIGPGTWHELQALKVLDLSHNELSFVPPDLPEALEELYLQANRISHVGPEAFLSTPHLRALFLRANRLHMTSIRAEALQGLTHLRVVDTAENPEQVLV; encoded by the exons ATGTGGCCCACAACAAG GTCTGTGTACCTCCACAACAACAGACTGAGGAACACCGGGTTGCCACCTAACACCTTCCACGGCTCGGAGGTTATTACCACCTTAAGTCTTTCCAGCAATCAGCTCAGCTACCTACCACCCAGCCTGCCAGCCTCCCTGGAACGGCTTCACCTGCAG AACAATCTTATCTCCAAGGTGCCCAGAGGAGCACTGAGCCTCCAGACTCACCTCCGTGAGTTGTATCTCCAGCATAACCAGTTGACAGACAGTGGTCTGGATGCAACTACCTTCAG CAAGCTGAGCAGCCTTGAGTACTTGGACCTGTCCCACAACCAGCTGGCCACAGTACCCGAGGGTCTGCCGGGAACTCTGACCATATTGCACCTGGGTCGCAATTGCATCCGGCACGTGGAAGCTGTAAGGCTGCACAAAGCAAGGGGTCTGCGCTACCTGCTGCTGCAGCATAATAAGCTGGGGGCCTCGGCGCTGCCCAAGGGGACGCTGAGGCCTCTGCGAGCCCTGCACACGTTGCACCTCTATGGCAACAAGCTGGAGCGTGTGCCTCCCGCATTGCCCCGCCACTTGCAGGCCCTGGTAATGCCCCACAACCACGTGGCCGCGCTGGGTGCGCGGGATCTGGTCTCAGCGAGAGCCTTGGCCGAGCTCAACCTGGCCTACAACAGCCTGGCCAGCGCACACGTACATCCCAGCGCTTTCCGCCGCCTGCGCGCCCTGCGCAGCTTGGACCTGGCTGGTAACCAGTTGACCCGGCTGCCTGAGGGCCTGCCCGCCAGTTTGCGCTCGCTGAGACTGCAACGCAACCAACTGCGGACTCTGGAGCCAGAGCAGCTCGCCGGCCTGAATAAGCTGCGGGAACTGAACTTGGCACACAATCGGCTCCGCGTGGGCGACATTGGGCCTGGCACCTGGCACGAGCTGCAGGCACTTAAG GTGCTGGACCTGAGCCACAATGAGCTATCTTTTGTGCCCCCTGATCTGCCTGAGGCCCTGGAGGAGCTATACCTGCAGGCTAACCGTATCAGTCATGTGGGCCCAGAGGCCTTCCTCAGCACCCCCCACCTGCGTGCCCTCTTTCTcag ggctAACAGGCTTCATATGACCAGCATCAGAGCCGAGGCCCTTCAGGGGCTTACACACCTGCGTGTGGTTGACACTGCAGAAAACCCGGAACAGGTCCTGGTCTAG
- the Dcaf15 gene encoding DDB1- and CUL4-associated factor 15 isoform X1 — translation MAPSSKSERNSGAGSAGGGPGGTGGKRAVGRRREHVLKQLERVKISGQLSPRLFRKLPPRVCVSLKNIVDEDFLYAGHIFLGFSKCGRYVLSYTSSSGDDDFSFYIYHLYWWEFNVHSKLKLVRQVRLFQDEEIYSDLYLTVCEWPSDASKVIVFGFNTRSANGMLMNMMMMSDENHRDIYISTVAVPPRGRCAACQDASRAHPGDPSAQCLRHGFMLHTKYQVVYPFPTFQPAFQLKKDQVVLLNTSYSLVACAVSVHSAGDSSFCQILYDHTALPPAPPSSPGPWSPEAAPAFPSLGVEVVPAQPSGAPEPSPAIAKAKEFVADIFRRAKEAKGSPLEETRLPSSLGPSSSRCRPSLEPQAPSGEVVPRDSPPAAETTAPEPGYINYTKLHYVLQSGEGTEPEDEFEDDKISLPFVVTDLRGRNLRPMRERTDMQGQYLTVEQLTLDFEYVINEVIRHDATWGHQFCSFSDYDIVILEVCPETNQVLINIGLLLLAFPAPTEEGQLRPKTYHTSLKVAWDLNTGIFETVSVGDLTEVKGQTSGSVWSSYRKSCVDMVMKWLVPESSGRYVNRMTNEALHKGRKCPSWAGHLILPWIPGMLDVRSVLGSEWHPAMAGEAGEESLGSCLSLGLSGSS, via the exons ATGGCGCCCAGCTCGAAATCGGAGCGGAACAGCGGGGCCGGGAGCGCCGGCGGAGGCCCTGGGGGGACCGGGGGGAAGCGGGCGGTGGGGCGGCGGCGGGAACACGTTCTCAAGCAGCTGGAGCGAGTCAAG ATCAGTGGGCAGCTCTCACCTCGTCTTTTCCGGAAGCTGCCCCCCAGGGTCTGCGTGTCCCTCAAGAACATCGTAGATGAGGATTTTCTCTATGCAGG CCATATCTTCCTGGGATTTTCCAAGTGTGGCCGCTATGTCCTCTCCTACACCAGCAGCAGTGGGGATGACGACTTCTCCTTCTACATATATCACCTCTACTGGTGGGAGTTCAACGTCCACAGCAAGCTCAAGCTG GTCCGGCAGGTGCGGCTCTTCCAGGACGAGGAGATCTACAGTGACCTGTACCTGACTGTGTGTGAGTGGCCTAGCGACGCTTCCAAGGTCATCGTGTTTGGTTTCAA CACCCGCTCGGCCAACGGGATGCTCATGAACATGATGATGATGAGCGATGAGAACCATCGTGACATCTACATCAGCACTGTGGCTGTGCCACCTCGGGGCCGTTGTGCTGCCTGCCAGGATGCCAGTCGTGCCCACCCAG GGGACCCAAGCGCACAGTGCCTGCGGCATGGCTTCATGCTGCACACCAAATACCAGGTGGTGTACCCCTTCCCCACCTTCCAACCCGCCTTCCAACTCAAGAAGGATCAGGTGGTGCTGCTCAACACCAGCTACTCCCTGGTGGCCTGCGCTGTCTCTGTCCACTCAGCAG gtgacagcagtttcTGCCAAATCCTGTATGACCACACAGCTTtgcccccagccccacccagtTCTCCAGGACCTTGGAGCCCTGAGGCAGCCCCAGCCTTCCCCAGTCTTGGTGTTGAGGTGGTCCCAGCCCAGCCCTCTGGAGCCCCTGAGCCCTCACCAGCCATTGCCAAGGCCAAGGAGTTTGTAGCTGACATCTTCCGCAGGGCTAAAGAGGCCAAGGGTAGTCCCTTGGAGGAAACTCGGCTGCCCTCTAGCTTGGGGCCCTCAAGCAGCCGCTGCCGCCCATCTTTAGAGCCGCAAGCCCCAAGTGGGGAAGTGGTACCCAGGGACAGCCCTCCTGCTGCAGAGACCACTGCCCCTGAGCCTGGCTACATCAATTACACCAAGTTGCACTATGTGTTGCAGTCTGGGGAAGGGACAGAGCCTGAGGATG AGTTTGAGGATGACAAGATCTCCCTGCCTTTTGTGGTGACTGATCTCCGTGGCCGCAACTTACGGCCCATGCGAGAGCGGACAGACATGCAG GGCCAGTACCTGACAGTGGAGCAGCTTACCCTGGACTTCGAGTATGTCATCAATGAGGTCATCCGCCATGATGCCACTTGGGGTCACCAGTTCTGCTCTTTCAGTGACTATGACATAGTCATCTTGGAG GTCTGCCCAGAAACCAACCAGGTCCTGATCAACATTGGCCTGCTGCTCTTGGCCTTTCCAGCTCCCACTGAAGAGGGCCAGCTTCG ACCCAAGACCTATCACACCAGTCTCAAGGTGGCCTGGGACCTCAACACAGGCATCTTTGAGACAGTCAGCGTGGGTGATCTAACTGAGGTCAAAGGACAGACCAG TGGCAGTGTCTGGAGCTCCTACCGAAAGAGCTGTGTGGACATGGTCATGAAATGGCTGGTGCCAGAGAGCAGTGGCCGCTATGTGAACAGGATGACAAACGAGGCACTGCACAAAGGTAGGAAGTGCCCTAGCTGGGCAGGACACCTGATCTTACCCTGGATCCCGGGCATGCTGGACGTAAGGAGTGTCCTGGGATCTGAGTGGCATCCAGCTATGGCTGGAGAAGCGGGTGAGGAATCTCTGGGGAGCTGtctgtctctgggactttctgggtCTAGTTAG
- the Dcaf15 gene encoding DDB1- and CUL4-associated factor 15 isoform 1 (isoform 1 is encoded by transcript variant 1), which translates to MAPSSKSERNSGAGSAGGGPGGTGGKRAVGRRREHVLKQLERVKISGQLSPRLFRKLPPRVCVSLKNIVDEDFLYAGHIFLGFSKCGRYVLSYTSSSGDDDFSFYIYHLYWWEFNVHSKLKLVRQVRLFQDEEIYSDLYLTVCEWPSDASKVIVFGFNTRSANGMLMNMMMMSDENHRDIYISTVAVPPRGRCAACQDASRAHPGDPSAQCLRHGFMLHTKYQVVYPFPTFQPAFQLKKDQVVLLNTSYSLVACAVSVHSAGDSSFCQILYDHTALPPAPPSSPGPWSPEAAPAFPSLGVEVVPAQPSGAPEPSPAIAKAKEFVADIFRRAKEAKGSPLEETRLPSSLGPSSSRCRPSLEPQAPSGEVVPRDSPPAAETTAPEPGYINYTKLHYVLQSGEGTEPEDEFEDDKISLPFVVTDLRGRNLRPMRERTDMQGQYLTVEQLTLDFEYVINEVIRHDATWGHQFCSFSDYDIVILEVCPETNQVLINIGLLLLAFPAPTEEGQLRPKTYHTSLKVAWDLNTGIFETVSVGDLTEVKGQTSGSVWSSYRKSCVDMVMKWLVPESSGRYVNRMTNEALHKGRKCPSWAGHLILPWIPGMLDVRSVLGSEWHPAMAGEAGCSLKVLADSERYTWIVL; encoded by the exons ATGGCGCCCAGCTCGAAATCGGAGCGGAACAGCGGGGCCGGGAGCGCCGGCGGAGGCCCTGGGGGGACCGGGGGGAAGCGGGCGGTGGGGCGGCGGCGGGAACACGTTCTCAAGCAGCTGGAGCGAGTCAAG ATCAGTGGGCAGCTCTCACCTCGTCTTTTCCGGAAGCTGCCCCCCAGGGTCTGCGTGTCCCTCAAGAACATCGTAGATGAGGATTTTCTCTATGCAGG CCATATCTTCCTGGGATTTTCCAAGTGTGGCCGCTATGTCCTCTCCTACACCAGCAGCAGTGGGGATGACGACTTCTCCTTCTACATATATCACCTCTACTGGTGGGAGTTCAACGTCCACAGCAAGCTCAAGCTG GTCCGGCAGGTGCGGCTCTTCCAGGACGAGGAGATCTACAGTGACCTGTACCTGACTGTGTGTGAGTGGCCTAGCGACGCTTCCAAGGTCATCGTGTTTGGTTTCAA CACCCGCTCGGCCAACGGGATGCTCATGAACATGATGATGATGAGCGATGAGAACCATCGTGACATCTACATCAGCACTGTGGCTGTGCCACCTCGGGGCCGTTGTGCTGCCTGCCAGGATGCCAGTCGTGCCCACCCAG GGGACCCAAGCGCACAGTGCCTGCGGCATGGCTTCATGCTGCACACCAAATACCAGGTGGTGTACCCCTTCCCCACCTTCCAACCCGCCTTCCAACTCAAGAAGGATCAGGTGGTGCTGCTCAACACCAGCTACTCCCTGGTGGCCTGCGCTGTCTCTGTCCACTCAGCAG gtgacagcagtttcTGCCAAATCCTGTATGACCACACAGCTTtgcccccagccccacccagtTCTCCAGGACCTTGGAGCCCTGAGGCAGCCCCAGCCTTCCCCAGTCTTGGTGTTGAGGTGGTCCCAGCCCAGCCCTCTGGAGCCCCTGAGCCCTCACCAGCCATTGCCAAGGCCAAGGAGTTTGTAGCTGACATCTTCCGCAGGGCTAAAGAGGCCAAGGGTAGTCCCTTGGAGGAAACTCGGCTGCCCTCTAGCTTGGGGCCCTCAAGCAGCCGCTGCCGCCCATCTTTAGAGCCGCAAGCCCCAAGTGGGGAAGTGGTACCCAGGGACAGCCCTCCTGCTGCAGAGACCACTGCCCCTGAGCCTGGCTACATCAATTACACCAAGTTGCACTATGTGTTGCAGTCTGGGGAAGGGACAGAGCCTGAGGATG AGTTTGAGGATGACAAGATCTCCCTGCCTTTTGTGGTGACTGATCTCCGTGGCCGCAACTTACGGCCCATGCGAGAGCGGACAGACATGCAG GGCCAGTACCTGACAGTGGAGCAGCTTACCCTGGACTTCGAGTATGTCATCAATGAGGTCATCCGCCATGATGCCACTTGGGGTCACCAGTTCTGCTCTTTCAGTGACTATGACATAGTCATCTTGGAG GTCTGCCCAGAAACCAACCAGGTCCTGATCAACATTGGCCTGCTGCTCTTGGCCTTTCCAGCTCCCACTGAAGAGGGCCAGCTTCG ACCCAAGACCTATCACACCAGTCTCAAGGTGGCCTGGGACCTCAACACAGGCATCTTTGAGACAGTCAGCGTGGGTGATCTAACTGAGGTCAAAGGACAGACCAG TGGCAGTGTCTGGAGCTCCTACCGAAAGAGCTGTGTGGACATGGTCATGAAATGGCTGGTGCCAGAGAGCAGTGGCCGCTATGTGAACAGGATGACAAACGAGGCACTGCACAAAGGTAGGAAGTGCCCTAGCTGGGCAGGACACCTGATCTTACCCTGGATCCCGGGCATGCTGGACGTAAGGAGTGTCCTGGGATCTGAGTGGCATCCAGCTATGGCTGGAGAAGCGG GGTGCTCACTGAAGGTTCTGGCAGACAGTGAGCGGTACACTTGGATTGTGCTGTGA
- the Dcaf15 gene encoding DDB1- and CUL4-associated factor 15 isoform X2 — MLMNMMMMSDENHRDIYISTVAVPPRGRCAACQDASRAHPGDPSAQCLRHGFMLHTKYQVVYPFPTFQPAFQLKKDQVVLLNTSYSLVACAVSVHSAGDSSFCQILYDHTALPPAPPSSPGPWSPEAAPAFPSLGVEVVPAQPSGAPEPSPAIAKAKEFVADIFRRAKEAKGSPLEETRLPSSLGPSSSRCRPSLEPQAPSGEVVPRDSPPAAETTAPEPGYINYTKLHYVLQSGEGTEPEDEFEDDKISLPFVVTDLRGRNLRPMRERTDMQGQYLTVEQLTLDFEYVINEVIRHDATWGHQFCSFSDYDIVILEVCPETNQVLINIGLLLLAFPAPTEEGQLRPKTYHTSLKVAWDLNTGIFETVSVGDLTEVKGQTSGSVWSSYRKSCVDMVMKWLVPESSGRYVNRMTNEALHKGRKCPSWAGHLILPWIPGMLDVRSVLGSEWHPAMAGEAGCSLKVLADSERYTWIVL; from the exons ATGCTCATGAACATGATGATGATGAGCGATGAGAACCATCGTGACATCTACATCAGCACTGTGGCTGTGCCACCTCGGGGCCGTTGTGCTGCCTGCCAGGATGCCAGTCGTGCCCACCCAG GGGACCCAAGCGCACAGTGCCTGCGGCATGGCTTCATGCTGCACACCAAATACCAGGTGGTGTACCCCTTCCCCACCTTCCAACCCGCCTTCCAACTCAAGAAGGATCAGGTGGTGCTGCTCAACACCAGCTACTCCCTGGTGGCCTGCGCTGTCTCTGTCCACTCAGCAG gtgacagcagtttcTGCCAAATCCTGTATGACCACACAGCTTtgcccccagccccacccagtTCTCCAGGACCTTGGAGCCCTGAGGCAGCCCCAGCCTTCCCCAGTCTTGGTGTTGAGGTGGTCCCAGCCCAGCCCTCTGGAGCCCCTGAGCCCTCACCAGCCATTGCCAAGGCCAAGGAGTTTGTAGCTGACATCTTCCGCAGGGCTAAAGAGGCCAAGGGTAGTCCCTTGGAGGAAACTCGGCTGCCCTCTAGCTTGGGGCCCTCAAGCAGCCGCTGCCGCCCATCTTTAGAGCCGCAAGCCCCAAGTGGGGAAGTGGTACCCAGGGACAGCCCTCCTGCTGCAGAGACCACTGCCCCTGAGCCTGGCTACATCAATTACACCAAGTTGCACTATGTGTTGCAGTCTGGGGAAGGGACAGAGCCTGAGGATG AGTTTGAGGATGACAAGATCTCCCTGCCTTTTGTGGTGACTGATCTCCGTGGCCGCAACTTACGGCCCATGCGAGAGCGGACAGACATGCAG GGCCAGTACCTGACAGTGGAGCAGCTTACCCTGGACTTCGAGTATGTCATCAATGAGGTCATCCGCCATGATGCCACTTGGGGTCACCAGTTCTGCTCTTTCAGTGACTATGACATAGTCATCTTGGAG GTCTGCCCAGAAACCAACCAGGTCCTGATCAACATTGGCCTGCTGCTCTTGGCCTTTCCAGCTCCCACTGAAGAGGGCCAGCTTCG ACCCAAGACCTATCACACCAGTCTCAAGGTGGCCTGGGACCTCAACACAGGCATCTTTGAGACAGTCAGCGTGGGTGATCTAACTGAGGTCAAAGGACAGACCAG TGGCAGTGTCTGGAGCTCCTACCGAAAGAGCTGTGTGGACATGGTCATGAAATGGCTGGTGCCAGAGAGCAGTGGCCGCTATGTGAACAGGATGACAAACGAGGCACTGCACAAAGGTAGGAAGTGCCCTAGCTGGGCAGGACACCTGATCTTACCCTGGATCCCGGGCATGCTGGACGTAAGGAGTGTCCTGGGATCTGAGTGGCATCCAGCTATGGCTGGAGAAGCGG GGTGCTCACTGAAGGTTCTGGCAGACAGTGAGCGGTACACTTGGATTGTGCTGTGA